The following proteins come from a genomic window of Amyelois transitella isolate CPQ chromosome 24, ilAmyTran1.1, whole genome shotgun sequence:
- the LOC106135930 gene encoding transmembrane protein 165 isoform X2, with protein MIRKRTVLAVGAFAATWAFTTAHPPVALSSSLPSPTEERTAIQRSFWQGFLASLSVVIVSELGDKTFFIAAIMAMKHPRVIVFAGAISALVFMTILSAAFGWIATVIPRVYTYYISAALFAIFGLKMLRDGWKMDPNEGQEELEEVQSELKRREDQEEKEETLDMLEQGQVENRRRKRNAIIKVLLQAATLTFLAEWGDRSQLATVVLATREDAVGVVVGGSLGHALCTGLAVIGGRMVAQKISVRTVTIIGGIVFLFFAVSALFIGPGL; from the exons ATGATAAGAAAAAGGACAGTGTTGGCGGTTGGCGCCTTCGCAGCGACATGGGCCTTCACAACGGCACATCCGCCCGTAGCACTGTCATCATCTTTGCCATCACCCACAGAAGAG CGTACAGCGATCCAACGCAGCTTCTGGCAAGGTTTCCTCGCATCTCTCTCCGTCGTCATCGTCTCAGAATTAGGAGATAAGACCTTCTTTATTGCAGCCATCATGGCAATGAAGCATCCTCGTGTTATAGTCTTCGCGGGTGCCATATCAGCTCTAGTCTTCATGACCATACTATCAGCAGCTTTTGGGTGGATAGCGACAGTTATACCCAGAGTGTACACGTACTATATAAGTGCTGCATTGTTTGCTATATTTGGACTGAAGATGTTGAGAGATGGCTGGAAAATGGATCCCAATGAAGGACAAGAGGAGTTGGAAGAAGTACAGAGCGAGCTAAAAAGAAGAGAGGATCAG gaagaaaaagaagagaCGCTAGACATGTTAGAACAAGGTCAAGTTGAGAACCGACGGCGCAAACGCAACGCGATCATAAAAGTGTTGCTTCAAGCGGCAACGCTCACATTTCTCGCCGAGTGGGGGGACCGTTCGCAGCTAGCCACCGTGGTGTTGGCGACGAGAGAGGACGCGGTGGGGGTGGTGGTGGGCGGGTCGCTGGGTCACGCGCTGTGCACCGGCTTGGCTGTGATTGGTGGACGGATGGTGGCGCAGAAGATTTCTGTCAGGACTG TTACGATAATCGGTGGTATAGTGTTCCTGTTTTTCGCTGTAAGTGCACTATTTATTGGCCCCGGACTATAG
- the LOC106135930 gene encoding transmembrane protein 165 isoform X1 has protein sequence MNVTDVMGLMLPSTTILPTTMLMSDSSTLLPEATMLLKSSPLLDETTGAFFLDTTTDFPGTTTESPDFRTWLTDIVLKRTAIQRSFWQGFLASLSVVIVSELGDKTFFIAAIMAMKHPRVIVFAGAISALVFMTILSAAFGWIATVIPRVYTYYISAALFAIFGLKMLRDGWKMDPNEGQEELEEVQSELKRREDQEEKEETLDMLEQGQVENRRRKRNAIIKVLLQAATLTFLAEWGDRSQLATVVLATREDAVGVVVGGSLGHALCTGLAVIGGRMVAQKISVRTVTIIGGIVFLFFAVSALFIGPGL, from the exons atgaatgtgACTGATGTGATGGGGCTTATGCTGCCAAGTACTACGATTTTACCAACAACAATGCTAATGTCCGATAGCAGTACTTTACTGCCCGAGGCCACAATGCTGTTAAAGTCTTCGCCTTTGTTAGATGAAACAACTGGTGCCTTTTTCTTGGATACAACTACAGATTTTCCGGGAACTACAACGGAGTCACCTGATTTTCGAACATGGTTAACGGATATTGTTTTAAAG CGTACAGCGATCCAACGCAGCTTCTGGCAAGGTTTCCTCGCATCTCTCTCCGTCGTCATCGTCTCAGAATTAGGAGATAAGACCTTCTTTATTGCAGCCATCATGGCAATGAAGCATCCTCGTGTTATAGTCTTCGCGGGTGCCATATCAGCTCTAGTCTTCATGACCATACTATCAGCAGCTTTTGGGTGGATAGCGACAGTTATACCCAGAGTGTACACGTACTATATAAGTGCTGCATTGTTTGCTATATTTGGACTGAAGATGTTGAGAGATGGCTGGAAAATGGATCCCAATGAAGGACAAGAGGAGTTGGAAGAAGTACAGAGCGAGCTAAAAAGAAGAGAGGATCAG gaagaaaaagaagagaCGCTAGACATGTTAGAACAAGGTCAAGTTGAGAACCGACGGCGCAAACGCAACGCGATCATAAAAGTGTTGCTTCAAGCGGCAACGCTCACATTTCTCGCCGAGTGGGGGGACCGTTCGCAGCTAGCCACCGTGGTGTTGGCGACGAGAGAGGACGCGGTGGGGGTGGTGGTGGGCGGGTCGCTGGGTCACGCGCTGTGCACCGGCTTGGCTGTGATTGGTGGACGGATGGTGGCGCAGAAGATTTCTGTCAGGACTG TTACGATAATCGGTGGTATAGTGTTCCTGTTTTTCGCTGTAAGTGCACTATTTATTGGCCCCGGACTATAG
- the LOC106135929 gene encoding exosome complex component MTR3 isoform X2, whose amino-acid sequence MPLDYRRFNGPEDSVSYKLYTKEYLKTYDEAFKELINEKGIRTDGRALEEARSMFARTDMVSQAKGSSYVEMKRTKVICSVFDPREIPHQNEFSQLGQIFCEVKFAPFSCPRKRRPHAPDAEERALSVSLRQALEPTVCRHLFPNYQIDVFIYILEHDGSCLAAAINAAGLALADAAVPMYDIITACSVAIVDDKLFVDPTEAEEHIAITSPETSGINHGVVTLSMLSGLKQVSDFTQIGSMDVDCVMKVTDLLEVECEKIVPNIQKVLVQNVVQNLQQQEVLEAEAKEREQMLNAKLEEWKALLNAG is encoded by the exons atgCCGCTTGATTACAGAAGATTCAATGGACCAGAGGACAGTGTctcttataaactttatacaaAGGAGTATTTGAAGACATATGATGAAGCAtttaaagaattaattaatgaaaaaggAATCCGCACCGATGGGCGCGCACTGGAAGAAGCCCGGAGCATGT tTGCAAGAACAGATATGGTGTCACAAGCAAAAGGTTCTTCATATGTGGAAATGAAAAGAACCAAAGTCATATGTTCAGTTTTTGATCCCCGAGAGATTCCACACCAGAATGAATTCAG cCAGTTAGGTCAGATATTCTGTGAAGTGAAATTCGCACCATTCTCCTGTCCTCGTAAACGTCGTCCGCACGCCCCGGATGCTGAAGAGAGAGCCCTGTCAGTGTCTTTGAGACAAGCACTGGAGCCTACCGTCTGTAGACATCTGTTCCCTAATTACCAG attgatgtatttatctatattctAGAACATGATGGCTCATGTTTAGCAGCAGCTATAAATGCAGCTGGTCTAGCCTTAGCCGATGCTGCAGTCCCAATGTATGATATCATCACGGCTTGCTCGGTGGCAATTGTTGATGATAAACTATTTGTAGACCCAACAGAAGCCGAAGAACATATAGCAATCACCAGCCCAGAGACAAGTGGTATCAATCATGGAGTTGTTACATTGTCCATGCTTTCAGGACTCAAACAAGTGTCAGATTTTACACAAATAGGTTCTATGGATGTTGATTGTGTTATGAAAGTGACAGATTTGTTGGAGGTGGAATGTGAGAAAATTGTACCGAACATTCAAAAAGTGTTAGTTCAGAATGTAGTGCAAAATCTGCAACAGCAGGAAGTGTTAGAAGCAGAGGCAAAGGAGAGAGAACAAATGCTGAATGCAAAGCTTGAGGAATGGAAAGCATTATTGAATGCTGGATGA
- the LOC106135929 gene encoding exosome complex component MTR3 isoform X1, with protein sequence MPLDYRRFNGPEDSVSYKLYTKEYLKTYDEAFKELINEKGIRTDGRALEEARSMCMFFARTDMVSQAKGSSYVEMKRTKVICSVFDPREIPHQNEFSQLGQIFCEVKFAPFSCPRKRRPHAPDAEERALSVSLRQALEPTVCRHLFPNYQIDVFIYILEHDGSCLAAAINAAGLALADAAVPMYDIITACSVAIVDDKLFVDPTEAEEHIAITSPETSGINHGVVTLSMLSGLKQVSDFTQIGSMDVDCVMKVTDLLEVECEKIVPNIQKVLVQNVVQNLQQQEVLEAEAKEREQMLNAKLEEWKALLNAG encoded by the exons atgCCGCTTGATTACAGAAGATTCAATGGACCAGAGGACAGTGTctcttataaactttatacaaAGGAGTATTTGAAGACATATGATGAAGCAtttaaagaattaattaatgaaaaaggAATCCGCACCGATGGGCGCGCACTGGAAGAAGCCCGGAGCATGTGTATGTTTT tTGCAAGAACAGATATGGTGTCACAAGCAAAAGGTTCTTCATATGTGGAAATGAAAAGAACCAAAGTCATATGTTCAGTTTTTGATCCCCGAGAGATTCCACACCAGAATGAATTCAG cCAGTTAGGTCAGATATTCTGTGAAGTGAAATTCGCACCATTCTCCTGTCCTCGTAAACGTCGTCCGCACGCCCCGGATGCTGAAGAGAGAGCCCTGTCAGTGTCTTTGAGACAAGCACTGGAGCCTACCGTCTGTAGACATCTGTTCCCTAATTACCAG attgatgtatttatctatattctAGAACATGATGGCTCATGTTTAGCAGCAGCTATAAATGCAGCTGGTCTAGCCTTAGCCGATGCTGCAGTCCCAATGTATGATATCATCACGGCTTGCTCGGTGGCAATTGTTGATGATAAACTATTTGTAGACCCAACAGAAGCCGAAGAACATATAGCAATCACCAGCCCAGAGACAAGTGGTATCAATCATGGAGTTGTTACATTGTCCATGCTTTCAGGACTCAAACAAGTGTCAGATTTTACACAAATAGGTTCTATGGATGTTGATTGTGTTATGAAAGTGACAGATTTGTTGGAGGTGGAATGTGAGAAAATTGTACCGAACATTCAAAAAGTGTTAGTTCAGAATGTAGTGCAAAATCTGCAACAGCAGGAAGTGTTAGAAGCAGAGGCAAAGGAGAGAGAACAAATGCTGAATGCAAAGCTTGAGGAATGGAAAGCATTATTGAATGCTGGATGA
- the LOC106135929 gene encoding exosome complex component MTR3 isoform X3 — protein MCMFFARTDMVSQAKGSSYVEMKRTKVICSVFDPREIPHQNEFSQLGQIFCEVKFAPFSCPRKRRPHAPDAEERALSVSLRQALEPTVCRHLFPNYQIDVFIYILEHDGSCLAAAINAAGLALADAAVPMYDIITACSVAIVDDKLFVDPTEAEEHIAITSPETSGINHGVVTLSMLSGLKQVSDFTQIGSMDVDCVMKVTDLLEVECEKIVPNIQKVLVQNVVQNLQQQEVLEAEAKEREQMLNAKLEEWKALLNAG, from the exons ATGTGTATGTTTT tTGCAAGAACAGATATGGTGTCACAAGCAAAAGGTTCTTCATATGTGGAAATGAAAAGAACCAAAGTCATATGTTCAGTTTTTGATCCCCGAGAGATTCCACACCAGAATGAATTCAG cCAGTTAGGTCAGATATTCTGTGAAGTGAAATTCGCACCATTCTCCTGTCCTCGTAAACGTCGTCCGCACGCCCCGGATGCTGAAGAGAGAGCCCTGTCAGTGTCTTTGAGACAAGCACTGGAGCCTACCGTCTGTAGACATCTGTTCCCTAATTACCAG attgatgtatttatctatattctAGAACATGATGGCTCATGTTTAGCAGCAGCTATAAATGCAGCTGGTCTAGCCTTAGCCGATGCTGCAGTCCCAATGTATGATATCATCACGGCTTGCTCGGTGGCAATTGTTGATGATAAACTATTTGTAGACCCAACAGAAGCCGAAGAACATATAGCAATCACCAGCCCAGAGACAAGTGGTATCAATCATGGAGTTGTTACATTGTCCATGCTTTCAGGACTCAAACAAGTGTCAGATTTTACACAAATAGGTTCTATGGATGTTGATTGTGTTATGAAAGTGACAGATTTGTTGGAGGTGGAATGTGAGAAAATTGTACCGAACATTCAAAAAGTGTTAGTTCAGAATGTAGTGCAAAATCTGCAACAGCAGGAAGTGTTAGAAGCAGAGGCAAAGGAGAGAGAACAAATGCTGAATGCAAAGCTTGAGGAATGGAAAGCATTATTGAATGCTGGATGA
- the LOC106135931 gene encoding splicing factor 3B subunit 5 — protein MGERYNIHSQLEHLQSKYIGTGHADTTKYEWLTNQHRDSCCSYMGHPDLLSYFAIVENESKARVKFNLMERMLQPCGPPPEKPED, from the coding sequence ATGGGCGAAAGATACAACATTCATAGTCAACTTGAGCATCTTCAGAgcaaatacataggtacaggGCACGCTGACACCACGAAATACGAGTGGTTAACGAATCAACACCGTGATTCTTGCTGCAGTTATATGGGGCATCCGGATTTACTGAGTTACTTTGCCATTGTTGAAAACGAGTCGAAGGCCCGCGTTAAGTTCAATTTGATGGAAAGAATGCTTCAGCCTTGTGGACCACCCCCAGAAAAACCCGAAGAttag